The following are encoded together in the Ezakiella massiliensis genome:
- a CDS encoding ABC transporter ATP-binding protein: protein MTDKTKLLEVKNLYVTFNTYSGKVHAVRGVNFDVDNGETLAIVGESGSGKSVTARAIMRILAKNANVESGEILYKGKDLLKITEKEMSEIRGDEIAMIFQDPLSSLDPVMRIGKQITEAARIKHGTSKEEAKQKAVKLLDAVGISNPEVRYTQFPFQFSGGMRQRIVIATALACDPELLICDEPTTALDVTVQAKILELIQDIQKERNIGVIFITHDLGVVANLADKVAVMYAGKVVEYGTVYDIFEKPRHPYTMALLSAMPDLETDSNHELYTIPGAPPNMLYPPVGDAFAPRNQFAMKIDLEQQPPMFTVNDDHWASTWLLHPEAPQIDFETFRNKVRSDAYESVSKHVATSEEEPILSVRNLKQYFKSGRGKNKMIVKAIDDVSFDIYKGESFGLVGESGCGKTTTGRTIIRLYEPTEGEIIYKGKDISGKLNKKEKREVNQSMSMIFQDPIASINPRMTVKEIIGEGLRINNLTSSEHEMNELVYQMLETVGLTSEHANRYPHEFSGGQRQRIGVARALITNPDFVIADEPVSALDVSIQAQVLNLLNSIKRKLGLTILFIAHDLSVVKYFSDRIGVMYYGKLVELAESEELYRNPLHPYTQALLSAIPIPDPRIEKGRHHLVYDPSMHNYEVDKPSWTEIKPGHFVLANEAEIAEMRKNLK from the coding sequence ATGACAGATAAAACAAAATTACTTGAAGTAAAAAATCTATATGTAACATTTAATACCTATTCAGGAAAAGTTCACGCTGTAAGAGGAGTTAACTTTGATGTTGACAATGGAGAAACTCTTGCAATCGTTGGTGAAAGTGGAAGTGGTAAGAGTGTTACTGCTAGAGCTATAATGAGAATACTTGCTAAAAACGCTAATGTTGAAAGCGGGGAAATCTTATATAAGGGTAAAGACCTACTAAAGATCACAGAAAAAGAAATGAGTGAAATCCGTGGTGACGAAATCGCTATGATCTTCCAAGACCCACTCTCATCTCTTGACCCTGTTATGAGAATAGGTAAACAAATTACCGAAGCAGCTAGAATTAAACACGGCACATCTAAAGAAGAAGCAAAACAAAAAGCTGTTAAATTATTGGATGCAGTTGGTATTTCAAACCCAGAAGTTAGATATACACAATTCCCATTCCAATTCTCAGGTGGTATGAGACAAAGAATTGTTATCGCAACAGCTCTTGCTTGTGACCCTGAACTTCTAATTTGTGACGAACCTACAACAGCTCTGGACGTTACAGTTCAAGCTAAGATTCTTGAATTAATTCAAGATATACAAAAAGAAAGAAATATCGGTGTAATCTTTATTACTCACGACCTTGGTGTTGTTGCTAACCTAGCAGACAAAGTTGCTGTTATGTATGCAGGTAAGGTTGTAGAATACGGTACTGTATATGATATCTTTGAAAAACCAAGACATCCATATACAATGGCTCTATTATCAGCTATGCCTGACCTAGAAACAGACTCAAATCATGAACTTTATACAATTCCAGGTGCACCACCAAATATGCTTTATCCTCCAGTAGGAGATGCTTTTGCACCTAGAAACCAATTCGCTATGAAGATTGACCTTGAACAACAACCACCAATGTTTACTGTTAATGATGATCACTGGGCATCAACATGGTTACTACACCCTGAAGCTCCACAAATTGACTTTGAAACATTTAGAAACAAGGTTAGAAGTGATGCTTATGAAAGCGTAAGTAAACACGTTGCAACTTCAGAAGAAGAACCTATTTTAAGTGTTAGAAACTTGAAACAATACTTCAAATCAGGTCGTGGTAAGAACAAGATGATTGTTAAGGCTATAGATGATGTTAGCTTTGATATATATAAAGGCGAAAGCTTTGGTCTAGTTGGTGAATCTGGCTGTGGTAAGACTACAACAGGTAGAACTATTATCAGACTTTATGAACCAACTGAAGGGGAAATTATCTATAAGGGCAAGGATATATCTGGTAAACTAAACAAAAAAGAAAAACGTGAAGTTAACCAATCAATGTCAATGATCTTCCAAGACCCAATTGCTTCTATCAACCCAAGAATGACTGTTAAGGAAATTATTGGTGAAGGTTTAAGAATTAACAACTTAACTTCTTCAGAACACGAAATGAACGAACTTGTATATCAAATGCTTGAAACTGTTGGCTTGACATCAGAACACGCCAACAGATATCCACACGAATTCTCAGGTGGACAAAGACAAAGAATTGGTGTTGCAAGAGCTCTGATTACAAATCCTGACTTCGTTATTGCTGACGAACCAGTTTCTGCACTTGACGTTTCAATTCAAGCTCAAGTTCTTAACCTATTGAACTCAATTAAGCGTAAACTAGGACTTACAATCCTATTTATTGCCCACGACTTGTCAGTTGTTAAGTACTTCTCAGACAGAATTGGTGTTATGTACTATGGTAAGTTAGTTGAACTTGCAGAAAGTGAAGAACTTTATAGAAACCCACTTCACCCATATACACAAGCTCTACTATCAGCTATCCCAATTCCAGATCCTAGAATTGAAAAGGGCAGACACCACTTAGTTTATGATCCATCAATGCACAACTATGAAGTTGATAAGCCATCATGGACTGAAATTAAGCCAGGACACTTTGTTCTAGCAAATGAAGCTGAAATTGCTGAAATGAGAAAGAATTTAAAATAA
- a CDS encoding nuclease domain-containing protein, producing the protein MQLKCYNTNTENSINLNNGFGRDRYTNGVVFENGYYSINFVIYSAKEIVSGEFYIDEEEIGSLELIEKSNDRYDFKVVYKGSNEKDRSYPFLMMIDSVRLRVRLIYDDDTDDFYSSDKVLVTTKTNDDQKNVDDMIYYISGEHGLSRQIDTSYEEDTITLGLYNNLVSNIIKTYNKHKAMYERDFSANEQIISARRRILTSDFLGSNLTRGPKVEKERLEIMEFLNELTVASKKLYKKILTITKDMEKKYTSIKKSLPEGYSAPIVITYKLRIDRVYMELRRLVKNIEIMQNILLRNRFKSKGKFKLTSNMSDYINPVFWAYMNRWVHARKVNLRYHEFYFNIDSLDKLYEYYCLARLLNCLKDMGYVKVETKDKQFYYPTINNVFQNENILFNTFYREREGVKLSLYFQPLIYRNQSLNEIGLLRTSGGDDNFTNFNKTGNYYSPDFILKFQGKTTKYLILDAKYQSRNTILRGHMDQVISKYYNQIRKTDGKRDQMVYVLQGRFDENKNDIWFYENLDDGLIEDFYSDFGIFKYSPDNSRNMAFFRLIERLAEEVK; encoded by the coding sequence TTGCAGCTTAAATGCTATAACACAAACACTGAAAACTCCATCAATTTAAATAACGGCTTTGGCAGGGATAGATACACCAATGGTGTAGTCTTTGAAAACGGCTACTATTCAATCAACTTTGTAATTTATTCGGCAAAAGAAATTGTATCGGGCGAATTTTATATTGACGAAGAGGAAATTGGCAGCCTAGAATTAATAGAAAAATCCAATGACAGATACGATTTCAAGGTCGTCTACAAGGGATCAAATGAAAAAGACAGGTCATATCCATTTTTGATGATGATTGATAGCGTTAGGCTTAGAGTCCGTTTGATCTATGATGATGACACTGATGATTTTTATTCAAGTGACAAGGTCCTGGTAACCACTAAGACCAATGACGACCAGAAAAATGTAGACGATATGATCTATTACATTTCCGGTGAACACGGCCTCAGCCGGCAGATTGATACGAGTTACGAGGAGGACACAATAACACTTGGTCTTTACAACAACCTCGTTTCAAATATTATAAAAACCTATAATAAGCACAAGGCCATGTATGAAAGGGATTTTTCTGCAAATGAGCAAATAATATCGGCCAGGCGGAGGATTTTAACCAGCGACTTTTTGGGATCAAATTTAACTCGCGGTCCAAAAGTTGAAAAAGAACGCTTGGAAATAATGGAGTTTTTAAATGAACTTACGGTCGCCAGCAAAAAACTCTACAAGAAAATTCTGACCATTACAAAAGATATGGAGAAAAAATACACTTCTATCAAGAAATCACTGCCAGAGGGCTACAGTGCGCCCATAGTTATCACTTATAAGCTAAGGATAGACCGAGTTTATATGGAGCTTAGAAGGCTAGTTAAAAATATTGAGATTATGCAAAACATCTTGCTTAGGAATCGCTTTAAGTCAAAGGGCAAATTTAAACTCACTTCCAATATGAGCGACTATATAAACCCAGTTTTCTGGGCTTACATGAACAGGTGGGTCCATGCACGCAAGGTAAATCTCAGATACCACGAATTTTATTTCAATATCGATTCCCTTGATAAACTCTATGAATATTATTGCCTGGCAAGATTATTAAATTGTCTAAAAGATATGGGCTACGTAAAAGTCGAGACCAAGGATAAGCAGTTCTATTATCCAACAATCAACAATGTCTTTCAAAATGAAAATATATTATTTAATACCTTTTACAGGGAAAGGGAGGGAGTTAAACTCTCTTTGTATTTCCAACCATTGATATATAGAAATCAAAGTTTAAATGAAATTGGACTCTTGAGGACCAGTGGCGGCGATGATAATTTTACCAACTTTAACAAAACAGGGAATTATTATTCGCCAGATTTTATTTTAAAATTCCAAGGCAAAACCACCAAGTATTTAATACTTGACGCCAAATACCAATCCAGAAATACAATCCTGCGTGGGCACATGGACCAAGTGATCTCAAAATACTACAATCAAATCAGAAAAACTGATGGCAAGCGAGATCAGATGGTTTATGTCCTCCAGGGACGCTTTGATGAAAACAAAAACGATATATGGTTTTATGAAAATCTAGATGATGGATTGATAGAAGACTTTTATAGTGACTTCGGAATATTTAAATATAGTCCTGATAATTCAAGAAACATGGCCTTCTTTAGGTTGATTGAAAGATTAGCAGAGGAAGTAAAATAA